From the Ignavibacteria bacterium genome, the window ACAATCTCATTGTTGTCAGAACTTGCCACTCCGATGCCCGACGATCGCATGCTGATGCCATACGTCCTATCGGAGGATGAATAGGGTAGCTGTTTAGTTGTCCAACTGCGACCGTAGTCCTTCGTATAGAAAACTTGCTTTGACAACCCACCCATCCAGGCATGACCTTGATCGCTCGTACAAATGGTGTATATCCACGAATTACCACCGTAATCCATCAAGTTCCATGTTTTACCGGCATCTGTCGTTCGGTAGTACCCATTTTTCCGAGGGTTATAGCCCGTGTCCACGGCTGAGATGTATCCCGATAATATTGCGGTGTCTTTGTCGAAGAACGAGATCCGTTCATAAGATTGATGATCGAAAGCCTCATTATTCTCGTTGTTCAAAGAACTGTCAGTTGTCCAAGTGGAATCTATACTCTTGGTGTAGTAAGCAGCACATGTGGCCGATACCAACCAAATCTCTTCGGTAGGAGACACGGATATCTCATTGACGCGTCCGTTGACTATGAGCAGAGCACGCCGGTCTCTCGTCTGACCATACATGGTACACGCCACAAGGAGGATTGCTATTGCAAGACAGTACTTCATATTTGCGCCAATGGATAGGAATCGCCAACAACAAATTACATCGATAGTCCACGACACAAGAGATGGGCACCTCCGTACCTCCGTATCTCCGTAACTCCGTAACCCCGTAACCCCGTAACCCCGTAACCACGTATCTCTGTATCTCCGTATCTCCGTATCTCCGTATCTCACCTCCCCACATACCGCTGCCCGGGCAGCTGCTGCACCTTGCCCTCCATCTCCAAGGCCATGAGCCGCGAGAGAGCTTCGCTGATCGTACACTGCCATCGTATTGCGAGTTCATCAACGAGATGTGGCTCGCCATCATCGAGTCCGGGGATGGAGCAGGAGTTGGAAAGGGGCTCCTGGTTGTGTGAGAGGTTTACGTCGTTAGATACATCGTCAGCAGTTGTAAGGCATTGAGCTTGACCCGACCTAATAAGCGCATTGCACCCCTCACTTCGCGTGGAGTTGATGGGACCGGGCACCGCGTAGAGCGCCTTACCTTGTTTCGACGCGAAGTCGGCGGTGATCAAGGCGCCCCCTTTCTTCTTGCTTTCGATCACGACGATGGCATCACTCAACCCACTGATGATCCTGTTGCGAGCCGGGAAATAGGGTGGCTGTGCCTTGATCCCACAAGCATGTTCTGATATCACGCAGCCGCTATTCTGCGCGATGCGGTCGGAAAGGTCATTGGCAGGGATGGGGGTGATCTTGTCGAGTCCGCTGGCGATCACAGCAATGGTCTTTCCGCCGTGACGTAGACATGTCTCGTGGGCGATCATGTCGATGCCGTTCGCGAGTCCACTTACGATGGTACAACCTCTCCTCGTCCACTCCTCAACAAACGTTTCCGTAACCGGCTTGCCGTAATGAATGGTGCACGATCTGGTTCCGACCACTCCAACAGAACTATCAGATTCGGGAGGGAGCGCCCCCTTCACATAGAGAAGTGCCGGATGTGTCTCGATCGCACGTAATCGATGCAGATAGCGAGGATCATTGAAGGCGATGATGCTGATGCCAAGTTCTTCGCACCGTTCATGCTGACGTTGTGCCTGCTCCTCGAGGTCCATCGGGTGTCGCCCAATGGCCTCCAGCGCATCATTCAGTGTTGTGTGCGTGCAAGCAAGGTCCCGCACCTCAGCCGAAGTGAGTCGTCCGGCAAACGACAACGCAATGATATCGATGAGTTCCATCCCTCATCGTGCGTGGAAGGGGGCGAAACGTGACGAATTCAGAATAGCGAATAGCGAATAGTGAATAGCGATTATTCGGTCAGCCCCGTAGGGGCGAAAGTTACCTA encodes:
- the dprA gene encoding DNA-protecting protein DprA, translated to MELIDIIALSFAGRLTSAEVRDLACTHTTLNDALEAIGRHPMDLEEQAQRQHERCEELGISIIAFNDPRYLHRLRAIETHPALLYVKGALPPESDSSVGVVGTRSCTIHYGKPVTETFVEEWTRRGCTIVSGLANGIDMIAHETCLRHGGKTIAVIASGLDKITPIPANDLSDRIAQNSGCVISEHACGIKAQPPYFPARNRIISGLSDAIVVIESKKKGGALITADFASKQGKALYAVPGPINSTRSEGCNALIRSGQAQCLTTADDVSNDVNLSHNQEPLSNSCSIPGLDDGEPHLVDELAIRWQCTISEALSRLMALEMEGKVQQLPGQRYVGR